A genomic segment from Gossypium hirsutum isolate 1008001.06 chromosome D04, Gossypium_hirsutum_v2.1, whole genome shotgun sequence encodes:
- the LOC107899200 gene encoding uncharacterized protein isoform X11: MEKSIPIRNEGGEASDIIQTSEWRSEAEEYEMISTPTAFHKSRAMVEREATVKRKKRRRKRKRMNNWLKLSQFHPHHPNPLEAGKPAFDSEQGKDECVRTVEVSKWDFIEISDNVPQKLAVDIDVKENKMIELVQAVKCRTEGIGDKAGSKEAIDMSSSSSVDDGLISNISSGTRIGDIMSAKGTINVDGEMVRTELKTLAAEETVDAGMKEMHSEKAKCVEIVKLPGKSAKSTMLRNHLQKPRYFDPPNGSWTRCLSCGEDHPAAENRMLQKHVKACFLCRRLQHIGKHCSQKIRCYICNDFGHLSCVKLPDASPTEVSCYTCSQSGHFGSHARRVHAEMRSVGSSSAPNRGPQNDAKGATQESLIVNIIQ, from the exons ATGGAGAAATCCATACCAATAAGAAATGAAGGAGGAGAAGCATCAGACATAATACAAACTAGTGAATGGAGATCCGAGGCTGAAGAATATGAAATGATTTCCACTCCAACTGCCTTTCACAAATCCAGAGCTATGGTGGAAAGAGAAGCTACtgtcaaaagaaagaaaagaagaagaaagagaaaaaggatgaacaattgGCTTAAACTTTCACAGTTTCATCCTCATCACCCAAATCCT CTGGAAGCTGGAAAGCCTGCATTTGACTCAGAGCAGGGCAAAGATGAATGTGTAAGAACCGTGGAAGTATCAAAGTGGGATTTCATTGAAATATCAGATAATGTGCCACAGAAGCTTGCT GTTGAtattgatgttaaggaaaataaGATGATAGAACTTGTACAAGCAGTAAAATGTAGAACAGAGGGAATTGGTGATAAAGCAGGCTCTAAGGAGGCCATTGATATGAGTTCCTCATCTTCAGTGGATGATGGTTTGATCTCGAATATTAGCTCTGGAACACGCATCGGAGATATAATGTCAGCAAAGGGTACAATAAATGTAGATGGTGAGATGGTCAGAACTGAGCTAAAAACCTTGGCAGCAGAAGAAACT GTTGATGCTGGAATGAAAGAAATGCATTCAGAGAAAGCTAAATGTgtagaaattgtaaaattacccgGAAAATCAGCTAAGAGCACTATGCTGCGAAACCATCTT CAGAAACCAAGATATTTTGATCCTCCTAATGGCAGCTGGACTAGGTGTCTCAGTTGTGGAGAAGATCATCCAGCAGCAGAAAACCGTATGCTGCAAAAGCATGTGAAAGCATGCTTTCTCTGCAGGCGTCTTCAGCATATTGGAAAGCATTGCTCACAG AAGATTCGTTGTTACATTTGCAATGACTTTGGTCATCTCAGCTGTGTCAAACTTCCAGATGCAAGTCCAACAGAAGTTTCCTGCTACACTTGCAGCCAGTCTGGCCATTTTGGATCT CATGCTAGGAGAGTTCATGCCGAAATGAGATCGGTGGGGTCTAGTTCTGCTCCTAATCGTGGACCTCAAAATGATGCCAAGGGTGCAACGCAAGAAAGTCTAATCGTCAATATCATTCAATAA
- the LOC107899200 gene encoding uncharacterized protein isoform X6, with the protein MEKSIPIRNEGGEASDIIQTSEWRSEAEEYEMISTPTAFHKSRAMVEREATVKRKKRRRKRKRMNNWLKLSQFHPHHPNPLEAGKPAFDSEQGKDECVDIDVKENKMIELVQAVKCRTEGIGDKAGSKEAIDMSSSSSVDDGLISNISSGTRIGDIMSAKGTINVDGEMVRTELKTLAAEETVDAGMKEMHSEKAKCVEIVKLPGKSAKSTMLRNHLKPRYFDPPNGSWTRCLSCGEDHPAAENRMLQKHVKACFLCRRLQHIGKHCSQGQYCLVCRGTFDQASDCPKKQKENNLNYNVCLRCGDSGHDMFSCRSDYSADDLKKIRCYICNDFGHLSCVKLPDASPTEVSCYTCSQSGHFGSHARRVHAEMRSVGSSSAPNRGPQNDAKGATQESLIVNIIQ; encoded by the exons ATGGAGAAATCCATACCAATAAGAAATGAAGGAGGAGAAGCATCAGACATAATACAAACTAGTGAATGGAGATCCGAGGCTGAAGAATATGAAATGATTTCCACTCCAACTGCCTTTCACAAATCCAGAGCTATGGTGGAAAGAGAAGCTACtgtcaaaagaaagaaaagaagaagaaagagaaaaaggatgaacaattgGCTTAAACTTTCACAGTTTCATCCTCATCACCCAAATCCT CTGGAAGCTGGAAAGCCTGCATTTGACTCAGAGCAGGGCAAAGATGAATGT GTTGAtattgatgttaaggaaaataaGATGATAGAACTTGTACAAGCAGTAAAATGTAGAACAGAGGGAATTGGTGATAAAGCAGGCTCTAAGGAGGCCATTGATATGAGTTCCTCATCTTCAGTGGATGATGGTTTGATCTCGAATATTAGCTCTGGAACACGCATCGGAGATATAATGTCAGCAAAGGGTACAATAAATGTAGATGGTGAGATGGTCAGAACTGAGCTAAAAACCTTGGCAGCAGAAGAAACT GTTGATGCTGGAATGAAAGAAATGCATTCAGAGAAAGCTAAATGTgtagaaattgtaaaattacccgGAAAATCAGCTAAGAGCACTATGCTGCGAAACCATCTT AAACCAAGATATTTTGATCCTCCTAATGGCAGCTGGACTAGGTGTCTCAGTTGTGGAGAAGATCATCCAGCAGCAGAAAACCGTATGCTGCAAAAGCATGTGAAAGCATGCTTTCTCTGCAGGCGTCTTCAGCATATTGGAAAGCATTGCTCACAG GGTCAATATTGTCTTGTCTGCAGAGGAACGTTTGACCAAGCCAGTGATTGtccaaagaaacaaaaagaaaacaatttgaATTATAATGTTTGTTTGAGATGTGGAGATTCTGGACATGATATGTTCTCTTGTAGAAGTGATTATTCAGCTGATGATCTCAAG AAGATTCGTTGTTACATTTGCAATGACTTTGGTCATCTCAGCTGTGTCAAACTTCCAGATGCAAGTCCAACAGAAGTTTCCTGCTACACTTGCAGCCAGTCTGGCCATTTTGGATCT CATGCTAGGAGAGTTCATGCCGAAATGAGATCGGTGGGGTCTAGTTCTGCTCCTAATCGTGGACCTCAAAATGATGCCAAGGGTGCAACGCAAGAAAGTCTAATCGTCAATATCATTCAATAA
- the LOC107899200 gene encoding uncharacterized protein isoform X1 has translation MEKSIPIRNEGGEASDIIQTSEWRSEAEEYEMISTPTAFHKSRAMVEREATVKRKKRRRKRKRMNNWLKLSQFHPHHPNPLEAGKPAFDSEQGKDECVRTVEVSKWDFIEISDNVPQKLAVDIDVKENKMIELVQAVKCRTEGIGDKAGSKEAIDMSSSSSVDDGLISNISSGTRIGDIMSAKGTINVDGEMVRTELKTLAAEETVDAGMKEMHSEKAKCVEIVKLPGKSAKSTMLRNHLQKPRYFDPPNGSWTRCLSCGEDHPAAENRMLQKHVKACFLCRRLQHIGKHCSQGQYCLVCRGTFDQASDCPKKQKENNLNYNVCLRCGDSGHDMFSCRSDYSADDLKKIRCYICNDFGHLSCVKLPDASPTEVSCYTCSQSGHFGSHARRVHAEMRSVGSSSAPNRGPQNDAKGATQESLIVNIIQ, from the exons ATGGAGAAATCCATACCAATAAGAAATGAAGGAGGAGAAGCATCAGACATAATACAAACTAGTGAATGGAGATCCGAGGCTGAAGAATATGAAATGATTTCCACTCCAACTGCCTTTCACAAATCCAGAGCTATGGTGGAAAGAGAAGCTACtgtcaaaagaaagaaaagaagaagaaagagaaaaaggatgaacaattgGCTTAAACTTTCACAGTTTCATCCTCATCACCCAAATCCT CTGGAAGCTGGAAAGCCTGCATTTGACTCAGAGCAGGGCAAAGATGAATGTGTAAGAACCGTGGAAGTATCAAAGTGGGATTTCATTGAAATATCAGATAATGTGCCACAGAAGCTTGCT GTTGAtattgatgttaaggaaaataaGATGATAGAACTTGTACAAGCAGTAAAATGTAGAACAGAGGGAATTGGTGATAAAGCAGGCTCTAAGGAGGCCATTGATATGAGTTCCTCATCTTCAGTGGATGATGGTTTGATCTCGAATATTAGCTCTGGAACACGCATCGGAGATATAATGTCAGCAAAGGGTACAATAAATGTAGATGGTGAGATGGTCAGAACTGAGCTAAAAACCTTGGCAGCAGAAGAAACT GTTGATGCTGGAATGAAAGAAATGCATTCAGAGAAAGCTAAATGTgtagaaattgtaaaattacccgGAAAATCAGCTAAGAGCACTATGCTGCGAAACCATCTT CAGAAACCAAGATATTTTGATCCTCCTAATGGCAGCTGGACTAGGTGTCTCAGTTGTGGAGAAGATCATCCAGCAGCAGAAAACCGTATGCTGCAAAAGCATGTGAAAGCATGCTTTCTCTGCAGGCGTCTTCAGCATATTGGAAAGCATTGCTCACAG GGTCAATATTGTCTTGTCTGCAGAGGAACGTTTGACCAAGCCAGTGATTGtccaaagaaacaaaaagaaaacaatttgaATTATAATGTTTGTTTGAGATGTGGAGATTCTGGACATGATATGTTCTCTTGTAGAAGTGATTATTCAGCTGATGATCTCAAG AAGATTCGTTGTTACATTTGCAATGACTTTGGTCATCTCAGCTGTGTCAAACTTCCAGATGCAAGTCCAACAGAAGTTTCCTGCTACACTTGCAGCCAGTCTGGCCATTTTGGATCT CATGCTAGGAGAGTTCATGCCGAAATGAGATCGGTGGGGTCTAGTTCTGCTCCTAATCGTGGACCTCAAAATGATGCCAAGGGTGCAACGCAAGAAAGTCTAATCGTCAATATCATTCAATAA
- the LOC107899200 gene encoding uncharacterized protein isoform X9 has translation MEKSIPIRNEGGEASDIIQTSEWRSEAEEYEMISTPTAFHKSRAMVEREATVKRKKRRRKRKRMNNWLKLSQFHPHHPNPVDIDVKENKMIELVQAVKCRTEGIGDKAGSKEAIDMSSSSSVDDGLISNISSGTRIGDIMSAKGTINVDGEMVRTELKTLAAEETVDAGMKEMHSEKAKCVEIVKLPGKSAKSTMLRNHLKPRYFDPPNGSWTRCLSCGEDHPAAENRMLQKHVKACFLCRRLQHIGKHCSQGQYCLVCRGTFDQASDCPKKQKENNLNYNVCLRCGDSGHDMFSCRSDYSADDLKKIRCYICNDFGHLSCVKLPDASPTEVSCYTCSQSGHFGSHARRVHAEMRSVGSSSAPNRGPQNDAKGATQESLIVNIIQ, from the exons ATGGAGAAATCCATACCAATAAGAAATGAAGGAGGAGAAGCATCAGACATAATACAAACTAGTGAATGGAGATCCGAGGCTGAAGAATATGAAATGATTTCCACTCCAACTGCCTTTCACAAATCCAGAGCTATGGTGGAAAGAGAAGCTACtgtcaaaagaaagaaaagaagaagaaagagaaaaaggatgaacaattgGCTTAAACTTTCACAGTTTCATCCTCATCACCCAAATCCT GTTGAtattgatgttaaggaaaataaGATGATAGAACTTGTACAAGCAGTAAAATGTAGAACAGAGGGAATTGGTGATAAAGCAGGCTCTAAGGAGGCCATTGATATGAGTTCCTCATCTTCAGTGGATGATGGTTTGATCTCGAATATTAGCTCTGGAACACGCATCGGAGATATAATGTCAGCAAAGGGTACAATAAATGTAGATGGTGAGATGGTCAGAACTGAGCTAAAAACCTTGGCAGCAGAAGAAACT GTTGATGCTGGAATGAAAGAAATGCATTCAGAGAAAGCTAAATGTgtagaaattgtaaaattacccgGAAAATCAGCTAAGAGCACTATGCTGCGAAACCATCTT AAACCAAGATATTTTGATCCTCCTAATGGCAGCTGGACTAGGTGTCTCAGTTGTGGAGAAGATCATCCAGCAGCAGAAAACCGTATGCTGCAAAAGCATGTGAAAGCATGCTTTCTCTGCAGGCGTCTTCAGCATATTGGAAAGCATTGCTCACAG GGTCAATATTGTCTTGTCTGCAGAGGAACGTTTGACCAAGCCAGTGATTGtccaaagaaacaaaaagaaaacaatttgaATTATAATGTTTGTTTGAGATGTGGAGATTCTGGACATGATATGTTCTCTTGTAGAAGTGATTATTCAGCTGATGATCTCAAG AAGATTCGTTGTTACATTTGCAATGACTTTGGTCATCTCAGCTGTGTCAAACTTCCAGATGCAAGTCCAACAGAAGTTTCCTGCTACACTTGCAGCCAGTCTGGCCATTTTGGATCT CATGCTAGGAGAGTTCATGCCGAAATGAGATCGGTGGGGTCTAGTTCTGCTCCTAATCGTGGACCTCAAAATGATGCCAAGGGTGCAACGCAAGAAAGTCTAATCGTCAATATCATTCAATAA
- the LOC107899200 gene encoding uncharacterized protein isoform X8: MEKSIPIRNEGGEASDIIQTSEWRSEAEEYEMISTPTAFHKSRAMVEREATVKRKKRRRKRKRMNNWLKLSQFHPHHPNPVDIDVKENKMIELVQAVKCRTEGIGDKAGSKEAIDMSSSSSVDDGLISNISSGTRIGDIMSAKGTINVDGEMVRTELKTLAAEETVDAGMKEMHSEKAKCVEIVKLPGKSAKSTMLRNHLQKPRYFDPPNGSWTRCLSCGEDHPAAENRMLQKHVKACFLCRRLQHIGKHCSQGQYCLVCRGTFDQASDCPKKQKENNLNYNVCLRCGDSGHDMFSCRSDYSADDLKKIRCYICNDFGHLSCVKLPDASPTEVSCYTCSQSGHFGSHARRVHAEMRSVGSSSAPNRGPQNDAKGATQESLIVNIIQ, encoded by the exons ATGGAGAAATCCATACCAATAAGAAATGAAGGAGGAGAAGCATCAGACATAATACAAACTAGTGAATGGAGATCCGAGGCTGAAGAATATGAAATGATTTCCACTCCAACTGCCTTTCACAAATCCAGAGCTATGGTGGAAAGAGAAGCTACtgtcaaaagaaagaaaagaagaagaaagagaaaaaggatgaacaattgGCTTAAACTTTCACAGTTTCATCCTCATCACCCAAATCCT GTTGAtattgatgttaaggaaaataaGATGATAGAACTTGTACAAGCAGTAAAATGTAGAACAGAGGGAATTGGTGATAAAGCAGGCTCTAAGGAGGCCATTGATATGAGTTCCTCATCTTCAGTGGATGATGGTTTGATCTCGAATATTAGCTCTGGAACACGCATCGGAGATATAATGTCAGCAAAGGGTACAATAAATGTAGATGGTGAGATGGTCAGAACTGAGCTAAAAACCTTGGCAGCAGAAGAAACT GTTGATGCTGGAATGAAAGAAATGCATTCAGAGAAAGCTAAATGTgtagaaattgtaaaattacccgGAAAATCAGCTAAGAGCACTATGCTGCGAAACCATCTT CAGAAACCAAGATATTTTGATCCTCCTAATGGCAGCTGGACTAGGTGTCTCAGTTGTGGAGAAGATCATCCAGCAGCAGAAAACCGTATGCTGCAAAAGCATGTGAAAGCATGCTTTCTCTGCAGGCGTCTTCAGCATATTGGAAAGCATTGCTCACAG GGTCAATATTGTCTTGTCTGCAGAGGAACGTTTGACCAAGCCAGTGATTGtccaaagaaacaaaaagaaaacaatttgaATTATAATGTTTGTTTGAGATGTGGAGATTCTGGACATGATATGTTCTCTTGTAGAAGTGATTATTCAGCTGATGATCTCAAG AAGATTCGTTGTTACATTTGCAATGACTTTGGTCATCTCAGCTGTGTCAAACTTCCAGATGCAAGTCCAACAGAAGTTTCCTGCTACACTTGCAGCCAGTCTGGCCATTTTGGATCT CATGCTAGGAGAGTTCATGCCGAAATGAGATCGGTGGGGTCTAGTTCTGCTCCTAATCGTGGACCTCAAAATGATGCCAAGGGTGCAACGCAAGAAAGTCTAATCGTCAATATCATTCAATAA
- the LOC107899200 gene encoding uncharacterized protein isoform X7 has protein sequence MEKSIPIRNEGGEASDIIQTSEWRSEAEEYEMISTPTAFHKSRAMVEREATVKRKKRRRKRKRMNNWLKLSQFHPHHPNPLEAGKPAFDSEQGKDECVRTVEVSKWDFIEISDNVPQKLAVDIDVKENKMIELVQAVKCRTEGIGDKAGSKEAIDMSSSSSVDDGLISNISSGTRIGDIMSAKGTINVDGEMVRTELKTLAAEETVDAGMKEMHSEKAKCVEIVKLPGKSAKSTMLRNHLQKPRYFDPPNGSWTRCLSCGEDHPAAENRMLQKHVKACFLCRRLQHIGKHCSQGQYCLVCRGTFDQASDCPKKQKENNLNYNVCLRCGDSGHDMFSCRSDYSADDLKKIRCYICNDFGHLSCVKLPDASPTEVSCYTCSQSGHFGSVQRGRSFCMILHSP, from the exons ATGGAGAAATCCATACCAATAAGAAATGAAGGAGGAGAAGCATCAGACATAATACAAACTAGTGAATGGAGATCCGAGGCTGAAGAATATGAAATGATTTCCACTCCAACTGCCTTTCACAAATCCAGAGCTATGGTGGAAAGAGAAGCTACtgtcaaaagaaagaaaagaagaagaaagagaaaaaggatgaacaattgGCTTAAACTTTCACAGTTTCATCCTCATCACCCAAATCCT CTGGAAGCTGGAAAGCCTGCATTTGACTCAGAGCAGGGCAAAGATGAATGTGTAAGAACCGTGGAAGTATCAAAGTGGGATTTCATTGAAATATCAGATAATGTGCCACAGAAGCTTGCT GTTGAtattgatgttaaggaaaataaGATGATAGAACTTGTACAAGCAGTAAAATGTAGAACAGAGGGAATTGGTGATAAAGCAGGCTCTAAGGAGGCCATTGATATGAGTTCCTCATCTTCAGTGGATGATGGTTTGATCTCGAATATTAGCTCTGGAACACGCATCGGAGATATAATGTCAGCAAAGGGTACAATAAATGTAGATGGTGAGATGGTCAGAACTGAGCTAAAAACCTTGGCAGCAGAAGAAACT GTTGATGCTGGAATGAAAGAAATGCATTCAGAGAAAGCTAAATGTgtagaaattgtaaaattacccgGAAAATCAGCTAAGAGCACTATGCTGCGAAACCATCTT CAGAAACCAAGATATTTTGATCCTCCTAATGGCAGCTGGACTAGGTGTCTCAGTTGTGGAGAAGATCATCCAGCAGCAGAAAACCGTATGCTGCAAAAGCATGTGAAAGCATGCTTTCTCTGCAGGCGTCTTCAGCATATTGGAAAGCATTGCTCACAG GGTCAATATTGTCTTGTCTGCAGAGGAACGTTTGACCAAGCCAGTGATTGtccaaagaaacaaaaagaaaacaatttgaATTATAATGTTTGTTTGAGATGTGGAGATTCTGGACATGATATGTTCTCTTGTAGAAGTGATTATTCAGCTGATGATCTCAAG AAGATTCGTTGTTACATTTGCAATGACTTTGGTCATCTCAGCTGTGTCAAACTTCCAGATGCAAGTCCAACAGAAGTTTCCTGCTACACTTGCAGCCAGTCTGGCCATTTTGGATCT GTGCAGAGAGGAAGGTCATTTTGCATGATCTTGCACTCTCCCTAG
- the LOC107899200 gene encoding uncharacterized protein isoform X2, with translation MEKSIPIRNEGGEASDIIQTSEWRSEAEEYEMISTPTAFHKSRAMVEREATVKRKKRRRKRKRMNNWLKLSQFHPHHPNPLEAGKPAFDSEQGKDECVRTVEVSKWDFIEISDNVPQKLAVDIDVKENKMIELVQAVKCRTEGIGDKAGSKEAIDMSSSSSVDDGLISNISSGTRIGDIMSAKGTINVDGEMVRTELKTLAAEETVDAGMKEMHSEKAKCVEIVKLPGKSAKSTMLRNHLKPRYFDPPNGSWTRCLSCGEDHPAAENRMLQKHVKACFLCRRLQHIGKHCSQGQYCLVCRGTFDQASDCPKKQKENNLNYNVCLRCGDSGHDMFSCRSDYSADDLKKIRCYICNDFGHLSCVKLPDASPTEVSCYTCSQSGHFGSHARRVHAEMRSVGSSSAPNRGPQNDAKGATQESLIVNIIQ, from the exons ATGGAGAAATCCATACCAATAAGAAATGAAGGAGGAGAAGCATCAGACATAATACAAACTAGTGAATGGAGATCCGAGGCTGAAGAATATGAAATGATTTCCACTCCAACTGCCTTTCACAAATCCAGAGCTATGGTGGAAAGAGAAGCTACtgtcaaaagaaagaaaagaagaagaaagagaaaaaggatgaacaattgGCTTAAACTTTCACAGTTTCATCCTCATCACCCAAATCCT CTGGAAGCTGGAAAGCCTGCATTTGACTCAGAGCAGGGCAAAGATGAATGTGTAAGAACCGTGGAAGTATCAAAGTGGGATTTCATTGAAATATCAGATAATGTGCCACAGAAGCTTGCT GTTGAtattgatgttaaggaaaataaGATGATAGAACTTGTACAAGCAGTAAAATGTAGAACAGAGGGAATTGGTGATAAAGCAGGCTCTAAGGAGGCCATTGATATGAGTTCCTCATCTTCAGTGGATGATGGTTTGATCTCGAATATTAGCTCTGGAACACGCATCGGAGATATAATGTCAGCAAAGGGTACAATAAATGTAGATGGTGAGATGGTCAGAACTGAGCTAAAAACCTTGGCAGCAGAAGAAACT GTTGATGCTGGAATGAAAGAAATGCATTCAGAGAAAGCTAAATGTgtagaaattgtaaaattacccgGAAAATCAGCTAAGAGCACTATGCTGCGAAACCATCTT AAACCAAGATATTTTGATCCTCCTAATGGCAGCTGGACTAGGTGTCTCAGTTGTGGAGAAGATCATCCAGCAGCAGAAAACCGTATGCTGCAAAAGCATGTGAAAGCATGCTTTCTCTGCAGGCGTCTTCAGCATATTGGAAAGCATTGCTCACAG GGTCAATATTGTCTTGTCTGCAGAGGAACGTTTGACCAAGCCAGTGATTGtccaaagaaacaaaaagaaaacaatttgaATTATAATGTTTGTTTGAGATGTGGAGATTCTGGACATGATATGTTCTCTTGTAGAAGTGATTATTCAGCTGATGATCTCAAG AAGATTCGTTGTTACATTTGCAATGACTTTGGTCATCTCAGCTGTGTCAAACTTCCAGATGCAAGTCCAACAGAAGTTTCCTGCTACACTTGCAGCCAGTCTGGCCATTTTGGATCT CATGCTAGGAGAGTTCATGCCGAAATGAGATCGGTGGGGTCTAGTTCTGCTCCTAATCGTGGACCTCAAAATGATGCCAAGGGTGCAACGCAAGAAAGTCTAATCGTCAATATCATTCAATAA
- the LOC107899200 gene encoding uncharacterized protein isoform X12, with translation MEKSIPIRNEGGEASDIIQTSEWRSEAEEYEMISTPTAFHKSRAMVEREATVKRKKRRRKRKRMNNWLKLSQFHPHHPNPLEAGKPAFDSEQGKDECVRTVEVSKWDFIEISDNVPQKLAVDIDVKENKMIELVQAVKCRTEGIGDKAGSKEAIDMSSSSSVDDGLISNISSGTRIGDIMSAKGTINVDGEMVRTELKTLAAEETVDAGMKEMHSEKAKCVEIVKLPGKSAKSTMLRNHLQKPRYFDPPNGSWTRCLSCGEDHPAAENRMLQKHVKACFLCRRLQHIGKHCSQKIRCYICNDFGHLSCVKLPDASPTEVSCYTCSQSGHFGSDCSKCPKVVRGSKSPALCYRCREEGHFA, from the exons ATGGAGAAATCCATACCAATAAGAAATGAAGGAGGAGAAGCATCAGACATAATACAAACTAGTGAATGGAGATCCGAGGCTGAAGAATATGAAATGATTTCCACTCCAACTGCCTTTCACAAATCCAGAGCTATGGTGGAAAGAGAAGCTACtgtcaaaagaaagaaaagaagaagaaagagaaaaaggatgaacaattgGCTTAAACTTTCACAGTTTCATCCTCATCACCCAAATCCT CTGGAAGCTGGAAAGCCTGCATTTGACTCAGAGCAGGGCAAAGATGAATGTGTAAGAACCGTGGAAGTATCAAAGTGGGATTTCATTGAAATATCAGATAATGTGCCACAGAAGCTTGCT GTTGAtattgatgttaaggaaaataaGATGATAGAACTTGTACAAGCAGTAAAATGTAGAACAGAGGGAATTGGTGATAAAGCAGGCTCTAAGGAGGCCATTGATATGAGTTCCTCATCTTCAGTGGATGATGGTTTGATCTCGAATATTAGCTCTGGAACACGCATCGGAGATATAATGTCAGCAAAGGGTACAATAAATGTAGATGGTGAGATGGTCAGAACTGAGCTAAAAACCTTGGCAGCAGAAGAAACT GTTGATGCTGGAATGAAAGAAATGCATTCAGAGAAAGCTAAATGTgtagaaattgtaaaattacccgGAAAATCAGCTAAGAGCACTATGCTGCGAAACCATCTT CAGAAACCAAGATATTTTGATCCTCCTAATGGCAGCTGGACTAGGTGTCTCAGTTGTGGAGAAGATCATCCAGCAGCAGAAAACCGTATGCTGCAAAAGCATGTGAAAGCATGCTTTCTCTGCAGGCGTCTTCAGCATATTGGAAAGCATTGCTCACAG AAGATTCGTTGTTACATTTGCAATGACTTTGGTCATCTCAGCTGTGTCAAACTTCCAGATGCAAGTCCAACAGAAGTTTCCTGCTACACTTGCAGCCAGTCTGGCCATTTTGGATCT GATTGCTCAAAGTGTCCCAAAGTTGTTCGGGGCTCAAAATCCCCTGCTTTATGCTACAGGTGCAGAGAGGAAGGTCATTTTGCATGA
- the LOC107899200 gene encoding uncharacterized protein isoform X5, with translation MEKSIPIRNEGGEASDIIQTSEWRSEAEEYEMISTPTAFHKSRAMVEREATVKRKKRRRKRKRMNNWLKLSQFHPHHPNPLEAGKPAFDSEQGKDECVDIDVKENKMIELVQAVKCRTEGIGDKAGSKEAIDMSSSSSVDDGLISNISSGTRIGDIMSAKGTINVDGEMVRTELKTLAAEETVDAGMKEMHSEKAKCVEIVKLPGKSAKSTMLRNHLQKPRYFDPPNGSWTRCLSCGEDHPAAENRMLQKHVKACFLCRRLQHIGKHCSQGQYCLVCRGTFDQASDCPKKQKENNLNYNVCLRCGDSGHDMFSCRSDYSADDLKKIRCYICNDFGHLSCVKLPDASPTEVSCYTCSQSGHFGSHARRVHAEMRSVGSSSAPNRGPQNDAKGATQESLIVNIIQ, from the exons ATGGAGAAATCCATACCAATAAGAAATGAAGGAGGAGAAGCATCAGACATAATACAAACTAGTGAATGGAGATCCGAGGCTGAAGAATATGAAATGATTTCCACTCCAACTGCCTTTCACAAATCCAGAGCTATGGTGGAAAGAGAAGCTACtgtcaaaagaaagaaaagaagaagaaagagaaaaaggatgaacaattgGCTTAAACTTTCACAGTTTCATCCTCATCACCCAAATCCT CTGGAAGCTGGAAAGCCTGCATTTGACTCAGAGCAGGGCAAAGATGAATGT GTTGAtattgatgttaaggaaaataaGATGATAGAACTTGTACAAGCAGTAAAATGTAGAACAGAGGGAATTGGTGATAAAGCAGGCTCTAAGGAGGCCATTGATATGAGTTCCTCATCTTCAGTGGATGATGGTTTGATCTCGAATATTAGCTCTGGAACACGCATCGGAGATATAATGTCAGCAAAGGGTACAATAAATGTAGATGGTGAGATGGTCAGAACTGAGCTAAAAACCTTGGCAGCAGAAGAAACT GTTGATGCTGGAATGAAAGAAATGCATTCAGAGAAAGCTAAATGTgtagaaattgtaaaattacccgGAAAATCAGCTAAGAGCACTATGCTGCGAAACCATCTT CAGAAACCAAGATATTTTGATCCTCCTAATGGCAGCTGGACTAGGTGTCTCAGTTGTGGAGAAGATCATCCAGCAGCAGAAAACCGTATGCTGCAAAAGCATGTGAAAGCATGCTTTCTCTGCAGGCGTCTTCAGCATATTGGAAAGCATTGCTCACAG GGTCAATATTGTCTTGTCTGCAGAGGAACGTTTGACCAAGCCAGTGATTGtccaaagaaacaaaaagaaaacaatttgaATTATAATGTTTGTTTGAGATGTGGAGATTCTGGACATGATATGTTCTCTTGTAGAAGTGATTATTCAGCTGATGATCTCAAG AAGATTCGTTGTTACATTTGCAATGACTTTGGTCATCTCAGCTGTGTCAAACTTCCAGATGCAAGTCCAACAGAAGTTTCCTGCTACACTTGCAGCCAGTCTGGCCATTTTGGATCT CATGCTAGGAGAGTTCATGCCGAAATGAGATCGGTGGGGTCTAGTTCTGCTCCTAATCGTGGACCTCAAAATGATGCCAAGGGTGCAACGCAAGAAAGTCTAATCGTCAATATCATTCAATAA